The Snodgrassella alvi wkB2 genome window below encodes:
- a CDS encoding oxidoreductase-like domain-containing protein, which yields MSTPELLTPPVPPEDWECCNSDCGDACVWQIYYREKAAYEAMQAQLSASSSNNEKSS from the coding sequence ATGAGCACACCGGAATTATTAACTCCGCCAGTACCACCGGAAGACTGGGAATGCTGCAATAGTGACTGTGGTGATGCCTGTGTCTGGCAAATTTATTACCGCGAAAAAGCTGCATATGAAGCGATGCAGGCACAGTTATCCGCATCATCTTCCAATAACGAAAAAAGCTCATGA
- a CDS encoding PHP domain-containing protein has product MSIDLHCHSTVSDGALTPAEVVLRASANGCTLLALTDHDHTGGLAAAHAQAKQSGITLINGAEISVSWRGRTIHIVGLNISPEDEVLQTLLGRLRSGRLQRLQAIADKLAKKGISDAYEGTLALATNIDMVTRTHIADFLVRSGHVNKKADAFRKYLGDGKSCSVKHQWAELAEVVTAIRHAGGIAVIAHPMRYELSATARRNLFSDFKACGGEAIEVHSGRSNLNDRLNYALLAQQFDFLASCGSDFHRDGDFGGGLLGCCPELPPICKPVWDHLAD; this is encoded by the coding sequence ATGAGTATTGATTTACATTGTCATTCCACGGTTTCTGATGGCGCACTGACGCCGGCCGAAGTTGTCCTGCGTGCTTCTGCTAATGGTTGCACATTGCTGGCATTAACAGACCATGACCATACCGGAGGTCTGGCCGCCGCGCATGCACAGGCCAAGCAGTCAGGAATCACTTTGATTAACGGGGCGGAAATCTCAGTAAGCTGGCGCGGACGCACTATACATATTGTCGGTCTGAATATATCTCCGGAAGATGAAGTATTACAAACTTTACTCGGACGTCTTCGCAGCGGCCGTTTACAGCGTCTACAGGCCATTGCCGATAAGCTGGCTAAAAAAGGAATTAGTGATGCTTATGAAGGCACACTGGCACTTGCTACGAATATAGATATGGTGACACGTACACATATTGCTGATTTTTTAGTCCGGTCCGGCCATGTGAATAAAAAAGCTGATGCATTTCGCAAATATCTGGGTGACGGTAAATCCTGCAGTGTTAAACATCAGTGGGCAGAATTGGCTGAGGTTGTTACCGCTATCCGACATGCCGGCGGGATTGCGGTTATTGCGCATCCAATGCGCTATGAGCTGTCTGCTACTGCACGCCGTAATCTGTTCAGTGATTTTAAGGCTTGTGGTGGCGAAGCGATTGAAGTGCATAGTGGGCGTTCTAATCTGAACGATAGACTGAACTATGCCTTACTGGCACAACAATTCGATTTTTTAGCCAGTTGTGGCAGTGATTTTCATCGTGATGGTGATTTTGGTGGTGGCCTGCTCGGCTGCTGTCCTGAACTACCACCTATCTGTAAACCAGTATGGGATCATTTAGCTGATTAA